AATTGAACGAATACTTGTACGTGGGAGGAAAATAAATCCTTCCTTCTTTCCAGCCCTGAAAAACTCTCCCGTATCTTTGTTGTATTCGAAGCTGTTCCAGAAGAGGTCAATTCAAAAGTTTTAGTCGCCTTTCCTCCACagtaatatgtaaaaatatcacatcttccatttttttcttgtgCTTTGCTAAGTTACATAACGAAAATAAACAGAACAAACAATAGAATAGAACTGAGAGTCTTGGTAGTTCACTGCAAATTACCTGATCTTTTTCTAATAATTGTTTCCAGTTATGCATTTCGACAAGAGCTCTTGCTGAACAATAGGAGAGGGCAATACGATAGTTCAAATCCCCAAGCCATATTATACGGCTGCAAAACAATTAGAAGATAACCAATTATTAGACAAGTTTGCTGCAGCTCCCACATTAGCATTctaagaaaacaaaaacatgtCTCTTACTCATGCTCAAGAATCGTTTCAGGTGATTTGACATCATTAGCACCACGAACCCGTGGAAACCTTGTCTTTCTTAATATTTCCATAACATCAGAATTCCTGCGCAATTCATCCCCTTCCTTTTCCCCTGAGGTCAAATGGCAACAAATGAAGCAGAAGCTTGTCTGGTGCAAAGACATGCTTATTGATATAGAACCCTGAAATACAAAAGTAAGGACTTGCACTTTAGAAATTTGTGTCATATTAACAGTCAGGATATAGAACCCTGTATAAGATGAAGATATTTATATGCTTCTTAATTTAACATTACCTTATTTCCAAGATAACCCATCAATCCTCTACCCACACAAGAAACTTTCAAGTTTCTCACATCATCTCTTATTTCATTGCGCACCCAGACAGTGAGAAATATGCCAACCATTTGTTTGCTGGCAACCAAACAATACCTGAAGAGGCATAGACATTTTCAAATAGTTAGTTTTGCATGACCttaagattttttaaaaaaaaaaagatgcggTACATTACAACCAACATTTAAAAATTCTGGTTTTAAGTAACAATTGCCAATGTTCATGACAGGAGTTGTGTTACCTTGATCCATTGGGTTGCTCGTCGTTAGCTTCAGTAGGTGCCGTTGTATTGCAGCTATAAGGAAGTGGAGAACATTGTGCAGCGTTAGAGAGTTCCTCATCGATGTTCTCCTCATCTGGTGACCCAAGCCACCGCAAATTACCATCAAAGTCACTTGGTCTACCTCCTAAGCTGACTGGGTCACAAACGCTAAATCTTCTGTCCAACTTTGGTTGTGGGAACATGTAGTCTGCATCCATTCTTAAACTGCGGCTGAGATTATGGAATGATCGACGGTGAAAGAAAGAGTAGTTCTCCTGCCTTCTTGCAGATGCCTCAAAATCAGCTTCTAGTTCTACGACTGGATTAAGGACTGGTGACGGCGTATGATAGACACCAGAACCACTGGCCCCAGGATTCTTGTTCAGGGTCCTCCTAATAAGAGATACCCACTTCTTTGCTGGAATATTATCTTCAGTGCCAAGAACATTTCCAGCATTCAAAGGGACAATCTCCTGAAATCTGCCATAGAccaatgatagtaaattaaccGAAACAGCTCACAATCACCACTATAAACTTCTTAGGAAGGTCACCTGACACATACCCTAACACGTAGATATCAGCAGGAGGAGAAGAGTGAAGCCACTCATCTAAATTTAGCCCCCTTGGTGGGGACTTGCCTCCGACATTCCATGTTGCGGCAAAGATTCTACATGCAAAAGGAAAAGAATGATCCATCAGATTCCTTCAATATAATGTAGCAAACTCAAACCGTAGTAACCATAACAGAAATTTGGACAATGATTATCAGACAAAGATGCAAGATTCCATCCAATCTCACTGGTCTCTACACAACAGACACAATGCCAGCAGGTGCCAACAGGCAAAACACGCATGGTGAATCAATGATAGTAGTACCTGTAATCTTGAACCTCTGTCAGGCGTGCTAGATCGAAATCATTCCTCCCTCGGCGGACGCGATCAGCGCTCCGCTTCGACGACGACCGGTCTAAGGGCCCATAAGCAAACAACAAACAGGAATAATCAGATAACTTGGCAGTGCTGCAGAAAGATTCAAAGGAGCTAGCTTGACAAAGATTATCCCAGCAGGTAAAGACTAAAGAGAGTGTTGTGGTGGGAAGAGAAAGCTGCATCTGTTTGAGTGTgatgagaagagagaggaaggagaggcgtGGTCCAAATGCTTCTTTTCACTGTACCTGTTCTGCTTTTCTTGGCTGAACTTGTGCTTGCAGAGCTCGCTGAGAAGCTGGCCCTCCCccctgctccaccaccaccatccctACCTGGATCACACGGCAacctcagctcagctcagcaaAGAACCAAACAAAAGCAGCAAACGCAACAAAGAAAAAGCTGCCTCCCTCTGATCTTTTCGATGAACTCATTTTCACATTAAACGTGCAAACAAATGCAGGTAAACAAAATTTGCTGCAGTTTGTGTGTGTGGCAAAAAGATTCTTGATTTGGTTGGCTGTGACCTTTTGAGGACTTGTGCATGAACAAATCAAAACTGGAAACTGATACGTAAGCTTAGCGGATATCAACGAAGGATAAAAAGGCGTCTGATTGTGACAGGTCAATTAGTTTGCTCATCTAACTTTGAGAATCAACACCTCGATCTTGGACTTGAAAGATCGGATAAGGAGATGATAACCGcagaacaaaacaaacaaacaaagtaGGAGAGGAGTCACAAGCAAATCAGCTTTCTTTGGATCAGATAAACAGCTTGCCCAAACCACACCAGGGCAGCCAGCAAGCAAAGGGTAAAGGGGGAGATTTTCCATTTGTGGGTACAGTACTTTTAATCCCAAATAAATGCATCAGAAATTAAATCTTGCATAGAGGGAGGCTGCAACATGCAATTACTCATCTTTGAACACCAAAAAGGGGGCATTAATCATACCTTGGGTTGTGGTTTCAGAATCAGCATGGAAGTCCTGTGCCTTGGTCCTGATGTTGAACCACTTCCTCACGAGCGATTTGGACCATGAAAGCTACAATTATATAtatcaaaaacaaaagaaaaataagatgatATGAACAAAACGAACACACCAAGGTCAACCAagataaaaagaagaagaagaagaagaaaagtcaAGAGctgaacaagaacaagaagctCATCTATCTGAAGCAGTGATCTATCTGATCAAGAAACCCAGATGTTACCTTGCTCTTCTTGgcgctctcttctctcattgTCTCATAGCTCCTCCTCTGCAGCCAAACGAAAGGGATCTACCAGGCAAAACAGTACCAACCCGCGATCTTCGCGGCAAGAAACCTTCAAATCCGGAACCAAATCGCCTCAAAAAAAGTGGAAGGATTTTTTTGATCCGCTGACCACAAATCTTGGAACAAAAAGAACCAGCCAAATCAGTTGCCACCCAAGATTGGGTTTTCGACGGTGGGAGTCCAACCAagggatctctctctctctctctctctgccgccAATGCAGCCCACTGCCAACCTTAGGGAGCTCAGATTGGGCGATTGGCTCGCGTAGCAGCCTACTGCTACAAACAAGAGAAGCTATTCCTAGCTAGGACATCgttgagaagaagaagaaggaggagaaggagagaggcTTGTTGTTTGTGAGCTCAAGCTCCTTTTAtccctctcttttctcctcttctctctctcactatgGCTGCTTTGCTttgattctctctctctcttctatctctctctatctctgctTCTTTTTCTCGGCCTGGTCGCCACGAATccagcgaggaggagaggaggagggagcagcACAAATGGCAGCGGAGTGGACAAAGCAGTTCTTGCCCGAGGAAAATGGAAATGAAAatgatgggggggggggggggggaataaaAATTTGCAGTTGGGTTTTTGGCTTTTTGCAAATACTACTCTTGGAGGTATCTCAAGAGGATGCTTGGGAATTTGGGATGCAAGAATTTCTTATTATGTGCTCATTTCATCTGCAGCCCAATTTGTGCCATGAGCAGGAGGATTTTctgttttttaaaaatgttgtgTGTTTTTTTAGAGGGTCATGGGTTAAGTAGGTGAGGTTAATTATAGGTTTTGGACATTTTACTTATGTAGGATTAAAAATGACAAATTATAAGTAGGAGTCTGATCCTTATCGAACCGGTAAGATGAAAATGTTGCGGTGGCGGATTTGTAGTATTTACACGGTTTGAATGACTTTATTTTTACTTTTGGTTGACACGCTTGTGGTATTTGTTTCTCATGGGCACCAAGTTGTCATTGTTATGCTCAGATTGAATATTTATTAGATAAATAGACATTATCATATTCCTTTGTGATTTACTTTTGGGGAAAAAGTCTATTTAATCTCTGAATGATTGGGGTTATCTACCCAACAGCTTATGGTATGAAAATGAGAACTTTATCTTTTAAGCATGAAAATATGTTTAAATCTCTCTCAGATAGTTTTGATTGTGGTTTTACCACCACAATATATATTTTACTAAATGAGAGGAAGAAAtaaaaactgtttttttttattttgcaaatataacAGTTGGTATTAGTTTATCCATGAACATCTAATCGCTAAGGCTTTATTTGGAACATAGGGATTTTATATGAGTTTTACATGCACACTTCTATTTCCACTGTAAGAAGAATTTTCTGTGTTACGACTAATGTCCATATTTTCTTTGGATGGTAGTATGGACTAGATGCCATGGCCTAGGTTAGCAACCAAAGTTGATTATAGGTTTTGACATTTTACCAAAtagattaaaaaacaaaaaaaaagtcagaaGCTTTGATCCTAATTTACCTAGTAAGAATGACCTTACTGTAACTTTTGGTTAACATATGCttgggatttttctttttgttatggACTCCAACTTGCTAGGTTTATATGCCCCGTGctgaaaattaatttattacactGGTAGAGATTGTCCTATTTCTTGATGGTTTACTAAGgaacttaaaaatatttaacaatGCGATAAAGGATGTTTATTCATTGTTGAGGATTGTGCTTAGATATGTCGCTGTTCATTAAATTCATCGATGCTATAGCACACAATATTTGAAGTCAATTCAAGCTACACTAAATCGGTTCTTAAGAAATTAATGTCATGTGTTGATCTCAATCCCATAGTTACCAACAGTATATTATGTCATTTCAAAGTAATTATAGATGGTATTTAAAAACACCTCtattaaattaaataagatataaatcatcttAATATCTAGCACTAATATATATAACATATCGCAAAATTTGTGAATAACATAACACTTCAATTACAATCTCATCCATAAACTCTAGAATATTAAACACcacataaaaaaatgtttattgATAAATGTTTGTCCCACATCGAGGCCCTACATGTAAGCAATTATTTATGCCAATTAGTTTTAGAATACTCATACTCATCACGAATATCTAGTAATCGACCATACCAACGAGTCAATTTCTTGTCGACAAAGATGACAAGTGGCGTCTTTGCTTTCCTTCTCTATCAACCgattatatattgttttcaATGGTGTAATCAAGAGATCAATACATAATTTTAATGTCTCTACCACCCCCATCAACCTCTCTCATATTTCTTCAGTGGAAAACCCTcggaaaagaaacaaaaacccTAAACCAAACCATGACCCGTGTGCAAAGGAAAACCCCCTCAAAACACCCTGGCCCACCTGGAAGTGGGACCCACGGTGCAGCTGCCTCCCACAGAGAAATGGGGTCCACATCCACGGGCCCACTCCCTGACAGCGGGCCAGCCTGCCTATCTAGATGGAGTCAGACCGGGCAGTGAGCTCAGCCACCCCTCAGTAACCACCAGGCACCAAACACaccctcgctgacaggtgggtccacgggaaggtgggccccacatgtcagtgtgtgTGGCTGAGCTTACGCGTGTTGGTTTTAGCGTGGAGAACAGGGGCTCTGCTCGTAGTGGTCGCGGTAGTTAAAGCGAAATTAATCAAAGCTTTGATCTGCATGCATAAAGATTGGTGAGATCAGAGGGATCCAaagcttaaaaaaaaaggagaaaaggattAAATTAGTGTTGGATGCTTGAACGAATCTTGGTCGTGACAGAATCTGACCCGGTGACAAATTGAACCTTTTCAACGAAAGTACACAAACATGCGTATATACACGATTTGGTTAGAAATTTTGTTGCTCAATGCTGATGATGCAcgcaacatattttttttaattaattttgaaatttatgCAACATAATTATTATAACAACGGTATGCTTTGCCAACAAAATcgtaaaaggggaaaaaaaaggtttttggTGCGTGTCTGCGTCCAAGTACATTGGATCACAAGCATAGTTATCACACTACTACTAGCTCCTAGTAGTGACGGCGAAAATGACGGCCGGCCAGtgaaatgcatatatatatatgcatattattCATGATTAATTGCCATTATCGTTCTTGTCAATTCAAGCTCGAAATACTGTACGAACAACAGGGTTAATGGATGGATGGCCTACATTGCACGGAGGATTATCTTGAGCAATGCGAACAAAATTAAAGAAGTAGATCTATTAATTAatcaaaaaaattaattaattagcgatCGACTTGATGGCAAGTCCACATAAGGGAGGTCGATCAAATCAAACGATTGGAGCCCATGGGATATCTGACCCccttaatttaaaattttgtgaCAAATTGTATTATTAGGTGTAGCATATTGTCCAAGTCAGTCaaggcctcatcttttcgcttattcTTATGatttatcagctaaaatttaaattttcaacctaaaatttgtagttgattttggagttttttcatcgaagtttatttttcagtctttgtttttagatcgctaagaacacgtatataaaagttttattcgcaaattacttttcatttgcaaatataccGTTTGGCAAA
The window above is part of the Oryza sativa Japonica Group chromosome 7, ASM3414082v1 genome. Proteins encoded here:
- the LOC4342537 gene encoding type I inositol polyphosphate 5-phosphatase 4 yields the protein MREESAKKSKLSWSKSLVRKWFNIRTKAQDFHADSETTTQGRDGGGGAGGRASFSASSASTSSAKKSRTDRSSSKRSADRVRRGRNDFDLARLTEVQDYRIFAATWNVGGKSPPRGLNLDEWLHSSPPADIYVLGFQEIVPLNAGNVLGTEDNIPAKKWVSLIRRTLNKNPGASGSGVYHTPSPVLNPVVELEADFEASARRQENYSFFHRRSFHNLSRSLRMDADYMFPQPKLDRRFSVCDPVSLGGRPSDFDGNLRWLGSPDEENIDEELSNAAQCSPLPYSCNTTAPTEANDEQPNGSRYCLVASKQMVGIFLTVWVRNEIRDDVRNLKVSCVGRGLMGYLGNKGSISISMSLHQTSFCFICCHLTSGEKEGDELRRNSDVMEILRKTRFPRVRGANDVKSPETILEHDRIIWLGDLNYRIALSYCSARALVEMHNWKQLLEKDQLRIQQRYGRVFQGWKEGRIYFPPTYKYSFNSDRYAGEGMHPKEKRRTPAWCDRILWYGNGLNQLCYVRGESRFSDHRPVYSIFMAEVEIVHHRRKNMGYFSSRIEVEELLPHSQSYREINFY